The genomic stretch CTAAAATCATGATAGACCATCATCTCGATCCACAAGACTTTGCCTCTTTGATGATATCCGAAATCTCAGCATCATCTACCGCGGAGCTGATCGTAGAATTCATTGAGCGGTCCGGCAGTGGAGCATTGCTGGATGAAAAAATAGGCACACCATTATATTTGGGAATTCTTACGGACACTGGAAGTTTCCGGTTTAACTCTGTCAAACCACGAACGCACGAAATCCTGGCCAAATTACTTTCTGCCGGCGTCAGACATCATCTGATCCATGAACTGCTAAATGACACCAATACGGCTAGTCGCCTTCGTCTGCAAGGATTTGCGATGTCAGAGAAAATGGAGATAACCCACCAAAGTACAGTAGCGTTGATCCCACTGACAAAAGAGGAATTGGAAAAATATAACTACCAAAAAGGTGACACGGATAGCTTAGCCAATCTTGCGCTTTCTATTAAAGGAATGAAAGTAGCCATTGTCCTTTCGGAAAGGGACGGTATCATAAAAATGTCCTTCCGCTCCAAAGGAAAAGAGAACCCAGTAAACGCATTAGCCGCTAACCATTTTGAGGGAGGAGGCCATGCAAATGCCGCTGGGGGAAAAAGTGGGGACACAATGAAAGAAGCCTTAGAAAAAATCAAAGAGCTACTTTCGGAGTACTTTCCTAATTAATGTAAGGGAGCACTACCGATGCATCACAGATGTTTTCTTTTTTCCCTTACTTACATATAAAAAAACGCCGTGTGAACAAATCACACGGCGTTTTATAATTAATCTTATCTGTATGAATTAATCCTTCAGTGTCACCGTTCTGCTTACTTCGTTAAATCCGCCCGGTATCAATTTACCGGCTGAATCCAAAAGTTCCAGTTTGACAGTAACCTCACCTTTAGGAAGACCTTTGATGACATAAGGTGCCCATTCTGTAAGCATAAATTCATTGCCATTAATTGTAGCCCTTACTTTGTTCCCATCTTCTGAGAGGGTGGTGTTAAGCAAAAAGAAATCGAGCAGTAGATTTTCAGTGTCTTTTCCGCTATACTCTCCTTTTGGGCGGCTATAGATCATAGTAGGGGTAGAAAGATCAACATTTTTGTCATCCCCAGCCGTACCTACGACCATCTTCTTGGCGATAAAAGACTTCTCATTTTTCACAGACTCATGGTAAGACCTGCTTAGAAAAGCTACCAAATAATGGGTTCCCTCTGGCATCTCACGCTTAAACTCACTTTCATAATGTGCTGAGTAAGGCATGTTATCCAAGATAAAATGGATGTGCTGTCCATCGCCAGAATTGGCAAGGTTAGCCGCCATTCCATTTTTCTCAGTTTGGGCACCAAGCTCATAATCCCCTACGTCAAATTTAAAATCAACCTCACCTGCTTTTGATAGAGTGGTGCTGGAAGGGCTTTTTAAAGTCAAAGAAGAAGTCGAATAACCTGGTGAATCAGTAAATTTCTCAATTGAGATTTCCGCAGGTGCAGCTATTTCTGTTTCCTCTACTGTTACTTCATTTTCTGCTTTTTTTGGCTGGCAACTTATTGCAATTAACAAAGCCACTGCAGATGTTCCCCATATTTTTGCATTCATAATTTTCAGTGTTTAGATGTTTATGATATTCTATACAATAATTCAAATGTTATTCCATCGTCAAGGAGAATAAATTTTATACCCAAAGCTACCTAACTTGACATAGAAATCACATTTTTCAGCTCTTCATTTCTTTGCAAAATCCCAGAAACAAACGAATCATGCTGCCTACTCCCTATATTTTACACCATATGAAAAAAAAGTGACCACTGGCTTTGAATCTGTGATCATACTATGGTAAGATAGAATTGCCCGTCCACAGGTACATTTTCAACGTGGCCAAAAAGCACCCATTTGCCCTAACCCGGGGAATAAAATCCCCATCAATCATTATATATTTGATCATTTCCATCACTTCTTTTATTTCAACTTCAGAATCTATTTCCGGTATTGGTTTCTTCTGAGCAGAATGCATAATCAACCTAAACTGTTTTTCAAATGAAAGCTGTAATACGGCGATCATACGATGGATCGATCTCCTGATGCCGCATAAAATAAAGGACTCTGGAAATTTTATTGACATAGCCCTTCTTTATCAGATTGGACTTTGGCAAGTCGTCCTGTATGCTGCATCTGCCTGATTTCCTCCAGCAATTGATCCAACCTATCCCTGATTTCAGATGGTTCTTTGACTTTGGCCACATCCCCCATGGATATTATCCACCGGACAAATCCTTCTATTGAGGAATTCATAAATGTCATAAAAGTTTTCCCTTCCCGCCGTTCCTCAGACACGAACCCATGATTGTATTTTGAATTGGAAAAGTACTTTATAGAACTATCGGGAATCTCCAGAAGTATCTGATATAACTTTTGCTCGCTGGCCACCCTGTCCAAGTAGGCTTGAAGAGACGGATGTTTTGAAGTGGAATATGAGCTTTCAGTTACCTGCAATTTGCTGAAGCGATCCAGCCGAAACGTACGGTAATCATTTCTCAAAAGACAAAATGCCAATAAATACCATTGTTCAAAGGAATGAAACAGCCCCAAAGGCTCCAGTTTCCTCTCTGATCTTCGCTCTGGATCAAAAGTCATATATCCCGCATGCAGGATTTTTTTTTCCGAAATAGCCTGAAGGATTACCTGAAAAGCCTTATTGGCTCTGTTTTGACCTTGGACAGGGCCGGATTTTATAACTTTGATGGTATCCTGCACTTCCACCAATAACTCCTTCTCAGTAGATTTTAACACCGCTTTGATTTTGATCAGAGCTTCCTTGAAAAACCTGCTGCTATGTTCATCCATGTTTTTTTCTACCAATTTCTCCGCTACCAACATAGCCAGAGCTTCTTCCCTGCTGAACATGATAGGGGGCAGTCTATAGCCCTCCACCAGTGAATACCCATGCCCTGCCTCACCGATGATAGGCACACCTGATTCTTCCAGAGACCTTACATCCCGATAGATAGTACGCAAACTGACATTAAATCGCTCCGCAAGTTCGGCAGCACGGATAGTCCGCTTCGATTGAAGATGTGTGAGGATAGCTGTAAGCCGATCTATTCTGTTCATGGATATTCTTGTGCGGTTGCTTAAAAGTAAAGAAACTTGAAAAAAACAGGAAAATTTTTCAAAACAGAAAATCCTACTGACATAGGGCTGACACTATTCGATTGTTTATTTGAATATTCTTAATCAAAACACCGTAACAATGGAAA from Algoriphagus sp. NG3 encodes the following:
- a CDS encoding DHH family phosphoesterase; this encodes MNSYKQIEAAIHSASNILITAHKSADGDSVGSSLGLYHFIEKLGKKAIICHPDKAPDFLDFLDLSPITTMDSDADKVANAFIEADLIFCLDYNSTDRIGKEMQDLLEAATCPKIMIDHHLDPQDFASLMISEISASSTAELIVEFIERSGSGALLDEKIGTPLYLGILTDTGSFRFNSVKPRTHEILAKLLSAGVRHHLIHELLNDTNTASRLRLQGFAMSEKMEITHQSTVALIPLTKEELEKYNYQKGDTDSLANLALSIKGMKVAIVLSERDGIIKMSFRSKGKENPVNALAANHFEGGGHANAAGGKSGDTMKEALEKIKELLSEYFPN
- a CDS encoding YafY family protein, encoding MNRIDRLTAILTHLQSKRTIRAAELAERFNVSLRTIYRDVRSLEESGVPIIGEAGHGYSLVEGYRLPPIMFSREEALAMLVAEKLVEKNMDEHSSRFFKEALIKIKAVLKSTEKELLVEVQDTIKVIKSGPVQGQNRANKAFQVILQAISEKKILHAGYMTFDPERRSERKLEPLGLFHSFEQWYLLAFCLLRNDYRTFRLDRFSKLQVTESSYSTSKHPSLQAYLDRVASEQKLYQILLEIPDSSIKYFSNSKYNHGFVSEERREGKTFMTFMNSSIEGFVRWIISMGDVAKVKEPSEIRDRLDQLLEEIRQMQHTGRLAKVQSDKEGLCQ